A window of Neisseria canis contains these coding sequences:
- a CDS encoding L-lactate dehydrogenase: MIQKTGNKVVIIGTGAVGISYAFSMLNQGNCDELVLIDLNEKRAHAEVRDLRHGVLYAPTPTKVKQGTYADCTDADVVCICAGVPQRPGETRLDLIDNNLKVFHSIVGEVMKAGFDGIFLVATNPVDVLSYATWKFSGLPKERVIGSGTILDTARLCNCLGKAFDVAPVSVDAHMIGEHGDSVIAAWSTANIAGMSLKEALQKQPDGEARMAKIHADVRDAAYSIIEGKGATYYGIAMGLARITKAILHNQNVVLTISALLQGEYGEEDVYIGVPAVINRYGIARVIEKPLDESESEKFAKSANILREYQQKVGEYLK; this comes from the coding sequence ATGATTCAAAAAACAGGTAACAAAGTTGTAATCATCGGCACGGGTGCCGTAGGCATCAGCTATGCGTTTTCCATGCTCAATCAAGGCAACTGCGACGAGCTTGTGCTGATTGATTTGAACGAAAAACGCGCGCATGCAGAAGTGCGCGACCTGCGCCACGGCGTACTGTATGCACCCACACCCACCAAAGTAAAACAAGGCACTTACGCCGACTGCACCGATGCGGATGTGGTGTGCATCTGCGCAGGCGTACCGCAACGGCCCGGCGAAACCCGCCTGGATTTGATTGACAACAATCTGAAAGTATTCCACAGCATCGTGGGCGAAGTGATGAAAGCGGGTTTCGACGGCATTTTCTTGGTCGCCACCAACCCGGTAGACGTGCTCTCTTATGCCACTTGGAAATTCTCCGGCCTGCCGAAAGAGCGGGTAATCGGTTCGGGCACCATCCTAGACACAGCCCGTTTGTGCAACTGCTTGGGCAAAGCTTTTGACGTGGCGCCGGTCAGCGTGGATGCGCACATGATCGGCGAACACGGCGACAGCGTTATTGCCGCTTGGAGTACGGCCAACATCGCAGGCATGTCGTTGAAAGAAGCGCTGCAAAAACAACCCGACGGCGAAGCCCGCATGGCGAAAATCCATGCAGACGTGCGCGATGCGGCTTATTCCATCATCGAAGGCAAAGGCGCTACCTACTACGGCATCGCCATGGGCTTGGCCCGCATCACCAAAGCAATTCTGCACAATCAAAATGTGGTGCTGACCATTTCCGCGTTGCTGCAAGGCGAATACGGCGAAGAAGATGTGTATATCGGCGTTCCGGCAGTGATTAACCGCTACGGTATTGCCCGCGTTATTGAAAAACCGCTGGATGAATCCGAATCCGAAAAATTTGCCAAATCCGCCAATATTTTGCGCGAATACCAGCAGAAAGTCGGCGAATATTTGAAATAA
- a CDS encoding L-lactate permease: MFSPTFDPLGNIWLSAAVASVPIILFLLGLTVLKMKGIHAALLTLVVTLILSFFPFALPADVALASVVQGIVQGMWPIGYIIIMAVWLYKLTVASGKFEVIKGSLAMISPDQRIQLLLIAFCFGAFLEGAAGFGVPIAICGVMLAALGFNPLQAAMLCLIANAASGAFGAIGIPVAIIDTFHLEGVTAMDVSKATNTTLPFIAASVPFLLVWIIDGFKGIKETLPALLVTSGVFTAGQMAVTYFVGPELADILPPLLSLIALAALSTKWQPKNIFRIVPEDKDDTTRHSFGAIISAWSPFYILSAFVIVWSLPFFKALFKPGAPLDFTNLGWTLAAAGEQKITVGLGLINSTGTAILLAVIATILVSGKSLGMARAMADLKKTCKELWLSIATICFILAIAKLTTYTGMTKALAEAVAVTGGVFPLLSPVLGWIGVFMTGSVVNNNTLFAPVQSIVAQHLHIDPALLVQANTAGGTMAKLVSPQSIAIATAAVGKAGQESTLLKMTLKYSIGLLVFVCIWTFILASLL; encoded by the coding sequence ATGTTCTCACCCACATTTGACCCGCTGGGCAACATCTGGCTTTCCGCCGCTGTTGCCTCCGTGCCGATTATCCTTTTCCTGCTCGGCCTGACCGTGTTGAAAATGAAAGGCATCCATGCCGCCCTGCTCACGCTGGTGGTGACTTTGATTCTTTCGTTTTTTCCGTTTGCCCTGCCTGCCGATGTGGCGCTGGCTTCCGTGGTGCAAGGAATTGTGCAAGGGATGTGGCCTATCGGCTATATCATCATCATGGCGGTTTGGCTCTACAAGCTCACGGTAGCCTCCGGCAAATTTGAAGTGATCAAAGGCAGCCTCGCCATGATTTCGCCCGACCAACGCATCCAGCTGCTGCTGATTGCTTTCTGCTTCGGTGCGTTTCTCGAAGGCGCGGCAGGATTCGGCGTACCGATCGCCATCTGCGGCGTGATGTTGGCCGCATTGGGCTTCAACCCTTTACAGGCGGCAATGTTGTGTTTGATTGCCAACGCAGCCTCCGGCGCATTCGGAGCCATCGGTATTCCGGTTGCCATCATCGATACTTTCCATTTGGAAGGCGTAACCGCGATGGACGTATCCAAAGCCACCAACACCACTTTGCCTTTTATCGCCGCGAGCGTGCCGTTTTTGCTGGTGTGGATTATCGACGGCTTCAAAGGCATCAAAGAAACCCTGCCTGCACTCTTGGTTACTTCCGGCGTGTTTACCGCAGGCCAAATGGCGGTTACTTACTTTGTCGGTCCCGAGCTGGCGGACATTCTGCCACCCCTGCTCTCTTTAATCGCACTGGCCGCTTTGTCAACCAAATGGCAGCCGAAAAACATTTTCCGCATCGTGCCTGAAGACAAAGACGACACCACCCGCCATTCGTTCGGCGCCATCATTTCCGCCTGGTCGCCGTTTTACATCCTCAGCGCGTTTGTGATTGTGTGGAGCCTGCCGTTTTTCAAAGCCCTGTTCAAACCGGGTGCACCGCTCGACTTTACCAATCTGGGCTGGACTTTGGCCGCCGCAGGCGAACAAAAAATCACCGTAGGTTTAGGTTTGATCAACTCAACCGGCACCGCCATTCTGCTGGCCGTGATTGCCACCATTCTGGTTTCCGGCAAATCTCTCGGCATGGCGCGCGCAATGGCCGATTTAAAGAAAACCTGCAAAGAATTGTGGCTTTCCATCGCCACCATCTGCTTCATTCTTGCCATTGCCAAGCTCACCACCTACACCGGTATGACTAAAGCATTGGCCGAAGCCGTGGCCGTAACCGGCGGCGTATTCCCGCTGCTCTCTCCTGTGTTGGGCTGGATCGGCGTGTTTATGACCGGTTCCGTAGTCAACAACAACACCCTGTTTGCCCCCGTGCAATCTATTGTGGCGCAACATCTGCACATCGACCCCGCCCTTCTGGTGCAGGCCAATACCGCAGGCGGCACGATGGCCAAGCTGGTGTCGCCGCAATCTATCGCCATTGCCACCGCCGCCGTAGGTAAAGCAGGTCAAGAGTCCACCTTATTGAAAATGACCTTGAAATACAGCATCGGCTTGCTGGTGTTTGTGTGTATCTGGACATTTATTCTGGCCTCCCTCCTTTAA
- the metE gene encoding 5-methyltetrahydropteroyltriglutamate--homocysteine S-methyltransferase codes for MNTFHLSGYPRIGAKRELKFAVEAFWKGAKSEAELQEVAAEIRRMNWTTQKAAGADLLPVGDFSFYDHVLDLLCTLGAIPKRFGFDAANLSLPEYFQLARGNATQFAMEMTKWFDTNYHYIVPEWHADTEFKVNAKNLIAQIKEAKAQGHDIKPTLVGPVTLLWLGKAKDDNFKRINLLPKLLPAYAQLLRELAAEGVDWIQIDEPILSADADANWIKAVETAYKEFANTGVRIIIGTYFASAAEHLNLLKALPVHGVHIDCVRAPEQLSVFADAWPENKVLSVGLIDGRNVWRANLSKVIDTLKPVQDKLGNNLWIAPSCSLLHSPQDLAVEEKLDAEIKNWMAFAAQKLVELGVVKQALVHGKDSVKEAIAASDAAAADRATNKKIHNDAVKARVANLPEGADQRKSPFAERIKAQQAWMNLPVLPTTTIGSFPQTTEIRQARAAFKKGELSAADYDAAMKKEIAYCVEVQEKLELDVPVHGEAERNDMVEYFGEQLAGYCFTQFGWVQSYGSRCVKPPIIFGDVSRPEPMTVYWSAYAQTLTKRPMKGMLTGPVTMYKWSFVRDDIPLSEVAKQIALALNDEVLDLEKAGIKVIQIDEPAIREAMPLKKAQWDEFLAWACEAFRLSSTGAEDSTQIHTHMCYSEFNDILPAIASMDADVITIETSRSDMELLTAFGDFKYPNDIGPGVYDIHSPRVPTAAEVEKLLRKAMEVVPVERLWVNPDCGLKTRGWKETIEQLEVMMEVTKKLRGELAAK; via the coding sequence ATGAACACATTTCATCTATCCGGCTACCCGCGCATCGGTGCGAAGCGCGAGCTGAAATTTGCCGTAGAAGCCTTTTGGAAAGGCGCGAAAAGCGAAGCCGAGCTGCAAGAAGTTGCCGCCGAAATCCGCCGCATGAACTGGACCACCCAAAAAGCCGCCGGTGCCGATTTGCTGCCCGTAGGCGATTTTTCTTTTTACGACCACGTTTTAGACCTGCTCTGCACTTTGGGCGCGATTCCTAAGCGTTTCGGTTTCGACGCGGCCAACCTGAGCCTGCCCGAATACTTCCAATTGGCGCGCGGCAACGCCACCCAGTTTGCGATGGAAATGACCAAGTGGTTCGACACCAACTACCACTACATCGTACCCGAATGGCACGCCGACACCGAATTTAAAGTCAACGCCAAAAACCTGATTGCCCAAATCAAAGAAGCCAAAGCACAAGGCCACGACATCAAGCCCACGCTGGTCGGCCCCGTTACCCTGCTGTGGTTGGGTAAAGCCAAAGACGACAACTTCAAACGCATCAACCTGCTGCCCAAGCTGCTGCCCGCTTACGCACAACTGTTGCGCGAACTGGCCGCCGAAGGTGTAGATTGGATTCAGATCGACGAGCCGATTCTCTCTGCCGACGCCGATGCCAACTGGATCAAAGCCGTTGAAACCGCTTACAAAGAATTTGCCAACACCGGCGTGCGCATCATCATCGGCACCTACTTCGCCTCTGCCGCCGAACACCTCAACCTGCTCAAAGCCCTGCCCGTTCACGGCGTACACATCGACTGCGTGCGCGCACCCGAGCAGCTCTCCGTGTTTGCCGATGCCTGGCCGGAAAACAAAGTATTGTCGGTCGGCCTGATTGACGGCCGCAACGTATGGCGCGCCAACTTGAGCAAAGTGATCGACACGCTGAAACCCGTTCAAGACAAACTGGGCAACAACCTGTGGATCGCTCCGAGCTGCTCGCTGCTGCACAGCCCGCAAGACTTGGCCGTAGAAGAAAAACTCGATGCCGAAATCAAAAACTGGATGGCTTTCGCCGCCCAAAAACTGGTTGAACTGGGCGTAGTGAAACAAGCCTTGGTACACGGCAAAGACAGCGTAAAAGAAGCCATTGCCGCTTCCGATGCCGCCGCTGCCGACCGCGCCACCAACAAAAAAATCCACAACGATGCCGTTAAAGCCCGCGTGGCCAATCTGCCCGAAGGTGCCGACCAACGCAAATCACCGTTTGCCGAGCGCATCAAAGCGCAACAGGCTTGGATGAACCTGCCCGTATTGCCCACCACCACCATCGGCTCGTTCCCGCAAACCACCGAAATCCGCCAAGCGCGCGCCGCCTTCAAAAAAGGCGAACTCTCCGCAGCCGATTACGATGCCGCGATGAAAAAAGAAATCGCCTACTGCGTGGAAGTACAGGAAAAACTGGAACTCGACGTGCCCGTACACGGCGAAGCCGAGCGTAACGACATGGTGGAATACTTCGGCGAACAACTGGCCGGCTACTGCTTCACCCAATTCGGCTGGGTACAAAGCTACGGCTCGCGCTGCGTGAAACCGCCCATCATCTTCGGCGACGTATCGCGCCCCGAACCGATGACCGTTTACTGGTCTGCCTACGCGCAAACCCTGACCAAACGCCCGATGAAAGGCATGCTCACCGGCCCGGTAACCATGTACAAATGGTCGTTTGTGCGCGACGACATTCCGTTGAGCGAAGTGGCCAAACAAATCGCCTTGGCCTTGAACGACGAAGTGTTGGATTTGGAAAAAGCCGGCATCAAAGTGATTCAGATCGACGAACCGGCCATCCGCGAAGCCATGCCGCTGAAAAAAGCCCAATGGGACGAATTTTTGGCTTGGGCGTGCGAAGCCTTCCGTTTGAGCAGCACCGGCGCGGAAGACAGCACCCAAATCCACACCCACATGTGCTATTCCGAGTTTAACGACATCCTGCCCGCCATCGCCTCTATGGATGCCGACGTAATTACCATCGAAACATCTCGTTCCGACATGGAATTGCTCACCGCGTTCGGCGACTTCAAATACCCGAACGACATCGGCCCCGGCGTGTACGACATCCACAGCCCGCGCGTACCGACTGCCGCCGAAGTGGAAAAACTGCTGCGCAAAGCCATGGAAGTGGTACCGGTCGAGCGCTTGTGGGTCAACCCCGACTGCGGCCTGAAAACCCGCGGCTGGAAAGAAACCATCGAGCAGCTTGAAGTGATGATGGAAGTAACCAAAAAACTGCGTGGCGAATTAGCCGCCAAATAA
- a CDS encoding MAPEG family protein yields MNLIHIVAILALIQYFFFGFMVGRARSKYGIHAPAVSGNEHFERALRIQQNTLEQLVVFLPALFIAAVYWSEGFVALTGVVYLVGRFVYWRAYRADPNSRAIGFLLTVIPSFVLIIAGLIGAVFEA; encoded by the coding sequence ATGAACTTGATCCACATCGTCGCCATACTCGCGTTGATTCAGTATTTTTTCTTCGGATTTATGGTTGGGCGCGCCCGATCCAAATACGGCATCCACGCGCCTGCGGTTTCGGGCAACGAGCATTTCGAACGTGCCCTGCGTATCCAGCAAAACACATTGGAACAGCTGGTGGTGTTTCTGCCCGCGCTGTTTATTGCCGCCGTTTATTGGTCTGAAGGCTTTGTCGCGCTGACCGGCGTGGTGTATCTGGTGGGTCGTTTTGTGTATTGGCGGGCTTACAGAGCCGACCCGAACAGCCGCGCAATCGGTTTTCTGCTGACCGTGATTCCTTCCTTTGTGTTGATTATCGCCGGTTTGATTGGCGCCGTGTTTGAGGCTTGA
- a CDS encoding c-type cytochrome — protein sequence MKKHFLTTLCFCLLAGLVHADAGDIKARQQYMKEWSGLNKKMGGLLKKHDAASFPAESFAALAAQLKATANEPWQHYNAGSDGAGSDASADVWRKPQEFQAAIKRFNAAASALDKAAQSGSYDAVKTAFGQLGQSCKACHQGFRQ from the coding sequence ATGAAAAAACATTTTCTAACCACATTATGTTTCTGCCTGCTTGCCGGTTTGGTACATGCCGATGCCGGTGACATTAAAGCGCGCCAACAATACATGAAAGAATGGAGCGGCCTGAATAAAAAAATGGGCGGCCTTTTGAAAAAACACGATGCAGCCTCTTTCCCTGCCGAATCGTTTGCCGCATTGGCCGCGCAATTGAAAGCGACCGCCAATGAGCCTTGGCAGCATTACAATGCCGGCAGCGACGGTGCAGGTTCCGATGCCTCTGCCGATGTTTGGCGCAAACCGCAGGAGTTTCAAGCCGCAATCAAGCGTTTCAACGCAGCCGCATCGGCTTTGGATAAAGCCGCACAAAGCGGCAGCTACGATGCGGTTAAAACCGCTTTCGGCCAACTAGGCCAAAGCTGCAAAGCCTGCCATCAGGGCTTCAGGCAGTAA
- a CDS encoding alanine/glycine:cation symporter family protein — protein MENIVNTLVDYIWGNGLVYLALAVGLYFTVITKGVQFRYLPEMIRLLREKQESGAGISSFQAFCMSLSGRIGVGNIAGVATATAAGGPGAVFWMIVMALLGGASAFVESTLAQVYKTKVGTEYRGGSPYYIERGLKLKAFAVLVAVVIFLSYGVLVPGIQANTIATSFENAFGLSVWITGTAVSAMLAFLIFGGTKRIARAADRIIPLMALGYVGLMLIVLVSHAAKIPETVSLIIGSAFGTDAVFGGIVGTAISWGVRRAVFSNVAGAGEATFSSAAAEVSHPVKQGLVQGFSVYIDTVLVCTSTAIMILITGMYNVQPPGMETPLVENIPGVVAGSAYTQAALGTVFGDFGGAFVAVGIFFFAFTCLLAYYYIAETALLYLDQKLKYPILSMILRVVFLAVVFTGSVQSASLMWGLGDIGFGSMCYLNLIAIVFLSKPALRALRDYDRQKKAGLDPVFDPREAGIENAEFWIEYAQQHGKR, from the coding sequence ATGGAAAACATAGTCAATACGCTGGTGGACTATATTTGGGGTAACGGCCTCGTTTATCTGGCTCTGGCCGTCGGCCTCTATTTCACCGTGATTACCAAAGGCGTACAGTTCCGCTATCTGCCCGAAATGATCCGCCTGTTGAGGGAAAAGCAGGAATCCGGCGCGGGTATTTCGTCGTTTCAGGCATTCTGTATGTCGCTGTCGGGGCGTATCGGTGTCGGCAACATCGCCGGCGTGGCCACCGCCACTGCCGCGGGCGGGCCGGGGGCGGTGTTTTGGATGATTGTGATGGCTCTGTTGGGCGGTGCCAGCGCGTTTGTGGAATCGACTTTGGCGCAGGTGTATAAAACCAAAGTCGGCACCGAATACCGCGGCGGTTCGCCTTACTACATCGAGCGCGGCCTGAAGCTGAAAGCCTTTGCTGTGTTGGTGGCCGTGGTGATTTTCTTGAGCTACGGCGTGTTGGTGCCGGGCATTCAGGCCAATACCATCGCTACGTCGTTTGAGAACGCCTTCGGCCTGTCCGTATGGATCACCGGCACCGCGGTTTCCGCCATGCTGGCGTTTCTGATTTTCGGCGGCACCAAACGCATCGCCCGCGCCGCCGACCGCATCATCCCGCTGATGGCCTTGGGTTATGTCGGCCTGATGCTGATTGTGTTGGTTAGCCACGCTGCGAAAATTCCCGAAACCGTGAGCCTGATTATCGGTAGCGCGTTCGGCACCGATGCGGTATTCGGCGGCATAGTCGGCACCGCCATTTCGTGGGGCGTGCGCCGCGCCGTGTTCTCCAACGTAGCCGGTGCGGGCGAAGCAACGTTCAGCTCGGCAGCAGCCGAAGTGAGCCATCCCGTGAAACAAGGTTTGGTGCAAGGCTTTTCGGTGTATATCGACACCGTGCTGGTGTGTACCTCAACCGCCATCATGATTCTGATTACCGGCATGTATAACGTGCAACCGCCCGGCATGGAAACGCCGCTGGTGGAAAATATCCCCGGCGTGGTTGCAGGCTCGGCCTACACGCAGGCGGCCTTGGGCACGGTGTTCGGCGATTTCGGCGGCGCATTCGTGGCGGTGGGCATTTTCTTCTTTGCTTTCACCTGCCTGCTGGCTTACTACTACATCGCCGAGACCGCGCTGCTTTATCTCGACCAAAAGCTGAAATACCCCATTCTCAGCATGATTTTGCGGGTGGTGTTTTTAGCCGTCGTGTTCACCGGCAGCGTGCAGTCCGCCAGCCTGATGTGGGGCTTGGGCGACATCGGCTTCGGCAGCATGTGTTACCTCAACCTGATTGCCATCGTGTTCCTGAGCAAACCCGCTCTGCGTGCGCTGCGTGATTACGACCGCCAGAAAAAAGCGGGCTTAGACCCGGTGTTCGACCCGCGTGAGGCGGGAATTGAGAATGCGGAGTTTTGGATAGAGTACGCACAGCAGCACGGTAAGCGTTGA
- a CDS encoding aldehyde dehydrogenase — MKTVEQIFEAAKAGSLWAGHLIPNHADSGKKLENRTPIDNSLIGYIADGSEQDMDAAVRAARAAFSDGLWADQSPSEKRVVLLRWAQLIEEHAEELAALDCIDAGKPISECINTDMPATIETFYFYAEYVDKAFGRVAPTGKDAMGLIVHEPVGVVGAVLPWNFPAQMFAWKVVPALAAGNSVIVKPAELTSLSAYRMVQLAHEAGVPEAALTLVCGLGETVGKALGMHKDVDMVAFTGSTEVGRYFLEYSAKSNLKEIVLECGGKSPQIVFADADLDKAVPSILAAAFWNMGENCSCGSRLIVEASIKDALLAKLSDGLKQDWKVGDPRLPETNLGPLVEEAHFDKVCRYFDTALKEGGKLLTGGKTGEGWYFEPAIIDGVTADMTVFKEEVFGPVLAVTTFGSEEEAVRLANQSDYGLAASFYTSDVRRAHRVARKIQAGTVSVNGFSEGSIATPFGGYKQSGFGGRDKGVEAFEQYTQAKTIWFVE; from the coding sequence ATGAAAACCGTTGAACAAATCTTCGAGGCCGCCAAAGCAGGCAGCCTGTGGGCGGGGCATTTGATTCCGAACCACGCCGATTCGGGCAAGAAGCTGGAAAACCGCACGCCCATCGACAATTCCCTTATCGGCTATATCGCAGACGGCAGCGAGCAGGATATGGATGCCGCCGTGCGCGCCGCGCGGGCTGCGTTTTCAGACGGCCTCTGGGCAGACCAAAGCCCGTCTGAAAAGCGGGTCGTGCTGCTGCGTTGGGCGCAATTGATTGAAGAACACGCCGAAGAGCTGGCCGCGTTGGACTGTATCGACGCGGGCAAGCCCATCAGCGAGTGCATCAACACCGATATGCCCGCCACCATCGAAACCTTTTATTTTTACGCCGAATATGTCGATAAAGCCTTCGGCCGCGTCGCCCCCACCGGCAAAGACGCCATGGGCTTGATTGTGCACGAGCCGGTCGGCGTGGTCGGCGCGGTGTTGCCGTGGAACTTCCCCGCGCAGATGTTCGCGTGGAAAGTGGTGCCGGCATTGGCGGCAGGCAATTCGGTGATTGTGAAACCGGCCGAGCTGACTTCGCTAAGCGCCTACCGCATGGTGCAGCTGGCGCATGAAGCGGGCGTGCCCGAAGCGGCGCTGACGCTGGTGTGCGGCTTGGGCGAAACGGTAGGCAAAGCTTTGGGCATGCACAAAGATGTGGACATGGTGGCCTTTACCGGCTCTACCGAAGTCGGCCGTTATTTCTTGGAATATTCGGCCAAGAGCAATTTGAAAGAAATCGTGTTGGAATGCGGCGGCAAAAGCCCGCAAATCGTGTTTGCCGACGCGGATTTGGATAAGGCCGTGCCGTCGATTTTGGCCGCCGCGTTCTGGAACATGGGCGAAAACTGCAGCTGCGGCTCGCGCCTGATTGTGGAAGCAAGCATTAAAGACGCTTTGCTGGCCAAGCTTTCAGACGGCCTCAAGCAAGATTGGAAAGTCGGCGATCCACGCCTGCCTGAAACCAATCTCGGCCCGCTGGTGGAAGAGGCGCATTTCGATAAGGTGTGCCGTTATTTCGATACCGCATTGAAAGAGGGCGGCAAACTGCTCACCGGCGGCAAAACCGGCGAAGGCTGGTATTTCGAGCCGGCGATCATCGACGGCGTAACCGCCGATATGACCGTGTTTAAAGAAGAGGTTTTCGGCCCGGTGCTGGCCGTTACCACCTTCGGCAGCGAAGAAGAAGCCGTTCGTTTGGCCAACCAATCGGACTACGGCTTGGCCGCTTCGTTCTACACCTCCGATGTCCGCCGCGCCCACCGCGTTGCCCGCAAAATTCAGGCAGGCACGGTATCGGTAAACGGCTTTTCGGAAGGCAGCATCGCCACGCCGTTCGGCGGCTACAAGCAGTCCGGCTTCGGCGGCCGCGATAAAGGCGTGGAGGCGTTTGAACAGTACACGCAGGCAAAAACGATTTGGTTTGTGGAATAA
- the dapA gene encoding 4-hydroxy-tetrahydrodipicolinate synthase, whose translation MNIEGILVPIVTPFTADNQVDTALLAELVDAFIAKGVRGIVACGTTGEYYALSEAERETVLNTIVKAAAGRCTLIAGVSDMSSEVAAQRAIRAKELGYHGLMLSAPPYSLPSQQGIIEHFEYVASKTDLPIILYNFPARIGVELEFDTVAHLAKHPNIVGIKESTGNFSNALRMIQAKFDNFQVVCGCDDQPLDFFFWGVKSWIAGAANVFPGEQVALFNAAQAQDWNQARQILTNLYPALHSMESGDYNQKAKIGCLNGTKPAGKVRLPLHNLTAQEAAEFTALLK comes from the coding sequence ATGAACATCGAAGGTATTTTAGTTCCCATCGTTACCCCGTTTACCGCCGACAATCAGGTCGATACCGCGCTGCTGGCCGAATTGGTGGACGCGTTTATCGCCAAAGGCGTGCGCGGCATCGTGGCCTGCGGCACCACGGGCGAGTATTACGCTTTGTCGGAAGCCGAGCGCGAAACCGTGTTGAACACCATCGTCAAAGCCGCCGCCGGCCGCTGCACGCTGATTGCCGGTGTGAGCGATATGTCGAGCGAAGTGGCGGCGCAACGTGCCATACGCGCCAAAGAATTGGGCTACCACGGCCTGATGCTGTCGGCGCCGCCATACAGCCTGCCGTCGCAACAAGGCATTATCGAACACTTTGAATATGTGGCTTCCAAAACCGACTTGCCGATTATTCTCTACAACTTCCCCGCCCGCATCGGAGTGGAACTCGAATTCGACACCGTGGCGCATTTGGCGAAACACCCCAACATCGTCGGCATCAAAGAAAGTACCGGCAATTTCTCCAATGCGCTGCGCATGATTCAGGCCAAATTCGATAACTTCCAAGTGGTGTGCGGCTGCGACGACCAGCCTTTGGATTTCTTCTTCTGGGGCGTGAAAAGCTGGATTGCCGGTGCCGCCAACGTGTTCCCCGGCGAGCAGGTTGCCCTGTTTAACGCCGCCCAAGCCCAAGATTGGAACCAAGCCCGCCAAATTCTCACCAATCTTTATCCCGCTCTGCATTCGATGGAATCGGGCGACTACAACCAAAAAGCCAAAATCGGCTGCTTAAACGGCACCAAACCCGCCGGCAAAGTGCGCCTGCCGCTGCACAACCTGACCGCGCAGGAAGCAGCCGAATTTACGGCTTTGTTGAAATAA
- a CDS encoding NAD(P)/FAD-dependent oxidoreductase — translation MSGQVFSAAVVGGGIVGLSIALALQRSGESVLLLERDTVCGGASYGNAGHIATEQVFPIASPDVLKQLPKMLLDPLGPLRLDWKYLPKITPWLFSLLRHLTPERFRRSHRALMALNSRALPAWQAFAREWGVEKHIRIEGSLLVCETESGQAALQKHGRELNELGVANEWLDRARLHEREPALADTQRGALFYPDTGHVVDLAGMAADLQQAFIRAGGTVSEHTDVSDIQSFSDGLFRIIGGGKAFEAKRVVIAAGAFSKPWLKKLCGSSVPLDTERGYHLMLPHSRDILNVPVSSFERKFIMTPMNAGLRLAGTVEFAGLDAPPNMERAEQLFRLAEPMLKGRLNRQDAVPWMGFRPSVADSLPVIDRKENVLLAFGHQHLGLTQAPLTAQLVKALYFGEQPAMDLSPYRFNRFGS, via the coding sequence ATGAGCGGGCAGGTTTTTTCTGCGGCAGTGGTTGGCGGCGGCATCGTCGGTTTGAGCATTGCGCTGGCATTGCAGCGCAGCGGCGAAAGCGTGCTGCTGTTGGAGCGCGATACCGTATGCGGCGGCGCGTCTTACGGCAATGCGGGGCATATCGCTACCGAACAGGTGTTTCCGATAGCGTCGCCCGACGTGCTTAAGCAGCTGCCGAAAATGCTGCTCGACCCGCTCGGCCCGTTGCGGCTGGATTGGAAATACCTGCCCAAAATCACGCCGTGGCTGTTCAGCCTGCTGCGCCATCTCACGCCCGAACGCTTCCGGCGCAGCCACCGCGCCCTGATGGCGCTCAACAGCCGCGCTTTGCCGGCATGGCAGGCGTTTGCGCGCGAGTGGGGCGTGGAAAAGCATATCCGCATCGAAGGCTCGCTGCTGGTGTGCGAAACCGAAAGCGGGCAGGCGGCGTTGCAGAAACACGGCAGGGAGTTGAATGAATTGGGCGTGGCCAACGAATGGCTCGACCGTGCCCGCCTGCACGAGCGCGAACCGGCGCTGGCCGACACGCAACGCGGTGCGCTGTTTTACCCCGATACCGGCCATGTGGTCGATTTGGCGGGCATGGCGGCGGATTTGCAGCAAGCATTCATACGGGCGGGCGGCACGGTGAGTGAACATACCGACGTTTCCGATATCCAATCCTTTTCAGACGGCCTGTTCCGCATCATCGGCGGCGGCAAAGCGTTTGAAGCCAAGCGCGTGGTGATTGCCGCCGGTGCGTTTTCCAAGCCGTGGCTGAAAAAGTTGTGCGGCAGCAGCGTTCCGCTCGACACCGAACGCGGCTACCACCTGATGCTGCCGCACAGCCGAGATATTTTGAACGTGCCGGTGAGCAGCTTCGAGCGCAAATTCATCATGACGCCCATGAACGCGGGCTTGCGCTTGGCCGGTACGGTGGAGTTTGCCGGGCTGGACGCGCCGCCGAATATGGAACGGGCGGAGCAGCTGTTCCGCTTGGCCGAGCCTATGCTCAAAGGCCGTCTGAACAGGCAAGATGCCGTGCCGTGGATGGGTTTCCGCCCGTCGGTTGCCGATTCGCTGCCGGTAATCGACCGCAAAGAAAACGTTTTGCTGGCGTTCGGGCACCAGCATTTGGGGCTGACCCAAGCGCCGCTGACCGCGCAATTGGTCAAAGCCCTGTATTTCGGCGAACAGCCTGCCATGGATTTAAGCCCTTACCGTTTTAACCGTTTCGGCAGCTAG